The region CAGCACGGACGTGAGCCGCACGACGTTTATCAGCATCGGTCTGTATTTGATCTTTGTCCTGGGTGTCAGTGGTCTTCTCGCCTACATTGGTCGCCGTGATTTGCTCAATCTATCAAGCAGTTACAGCGCGACGTTGGCGTCGCAGCTGCAGACGGCCAAACGCCTGGAGCATCAGGGCTGGCTGCGTAACGGGCAAACCGAACTGGCGGAACAGGTGCTGGGCCGCCTGACCCTCAACATGCTGGGGCGCAACATTCTGCAGTTTTGCGCCCAGTACCTGGGCGCGGTGGTCGGCGCCATTTATGTGCGTGAAGACCATGGCGGTCTGAAGCGTGTGGCCAGCTACGGGTTTTCCAGGGAGCAGGAAGCCCGGGACCAGTTGATCCATAACGATGAAGGCCTGGTCGGTCAGGCCGCGCAACAGGATCAACTGATCCGTCTGGACAATGTTCCGGCGGATTATTTCAAGGTCAGTTCAGGGCTGGGCGAAGGCACGCCGGGTAGCGTGATTATCGTGCCGACCAGTGACGATGACCGGGTTAACGGGGTTGTCGAACTGGGTTTTCTGCGGCCGCTGGTTCAGCGCGATATCGAACTGTTCGAGTTGATTGCCGACAATATCGGCATGTCCATCGAAGCCGCGCGCTATCGCCAGCGCCTGCAGGAAGTGCTGGCCGAGACCCAGCAGTTGAATGAAGAGCTGCAAGTGCAGCAGGAAGAGCTCAAGACCGCCAATGAAGAGCTGGAAGAGCAGTCGCGCATCCTCAAGGAGTCGCAGACCCACCTCGAAACCCAGCAGGCAGAGCTGGAACAGACCAACGAGCAACTGGCAGACCAGGCACTTGCGCTGGCCGGTCAGCGTGATGCGATGGACCAGAAGAACAATGAACTGAATCGGGCCCAGATCCAGCTCGAGGAGCGGGCCGACGAGTTGCTGCGCTCCAGCAAGTACAAGTCCGAATTCCTGGCCAACATGTCTCACGAGCTGAGGACGCCGCTCAATAGCTCATTGATCCTGGCCAAACTCCTGTCGGAAAACCCGCAGGGCAACCTTTCGCCCGAGCAGGTCAAGTTTTCCGAATCGATCTACTCCGCCGGTAATGACTTGCTCAACCTGATCAACGACATCCTGGATATTTCCAAAGTGGAAGCGGGCAAGCTCGAAGTCCGCCCCGAAAATACCGGTGTGGCACGGGTGGTGGAAGGTCTGCGCGGTATGTTCGAGCCGCTGGCCGCGGACAAATCCCTGAACTTGCGGGTTGAGTTGCAGCCCGGCACGCCGGCGATGATTTATACCGACAGCCAGCGACTGGAGCAGATCCTGAAAAACCTGCTGTCGAATGCGATCAAATTCACCGAGAAAGGTCAGGTCAGCCTGACCGTAGCGAGCCAGCCGGGCCACGGCATTGTCTTTGCCGTGCGCGACTCGGGTATCGGCATCGCTCCAGAGCAACAGGAAAGCATCTTCGAGGCCTTCCGTCAGGCGGATGGCACCACCAACCGGCGCTATGGCGGTACTGGCCTGGGGTTGTCGATTTCCCGTGATCTGGCGAACTTGCTCGGTGGGAACATCAGCGTTGTCAGCGAGCCGGGGCAGGGCAGTACGTTTACCCTGGTGTTGCCTGAACAATTCGTTGAGCACGATGACCAACAGCCACCGATTCCGCTCAGTGCGCCGGTGCGGGTGGCTCCGGTGATGCCAAGGCCCGTGCCTGCGCCGATAGCCGTGCCGGTGGTCGAGATACCGCGATTCATGGATGACCGGGAAAAGGCCCCGTTCGCCACGCGTTGCATTCTGGTGATCGAAGATGAGCCCAACTTTGCGCACATCCTCTTCGATCTGGCGCATGAACTGGGATATCACTGCCTGGTGGCCCATGGGGCGGACGAAGGTTTCAACCTCGCGGCGCAATTCCTGCCTGATGCCATTCTGCTCGACATGCGCCTGCCGGACCAATCCGGCCTGACCGTGTTGCAGCGGCTCAAGGCATTGGCCCCCACCCGGCACATCCCGGTGCACGTGATCTCGGTGGAAGACCGCATCGAAGCCGCAATGCACATGGGCGCCATCGGTTACGCAATCAAACCGACATCCCGTGAAGAATTGAAAACCGTGTTCGCACGCCTCGAGGCCAAGCTTGCGCAGAAGGTCAAACGCGTGTTGCTGGTCGAGGATGATGACCTGCAGCGCGATAGCATTGCGCGCCTGATCGGCGATGAAGACATCGAGATTACCGCCGTGGGCTTTGCCCATGAGGCACTCGAACTGCTGCGCACGAATATTTACGACTGCATGATCATCGACCTCAAGTTGCCGGACATGCTGGGCAATGACTTGCTCAAGCGCATGTCCACCGAGGACATCTGCTCGTTCCCGCCGGTGATCGTCTATACCGGGCGCAACCTGACCCGCGATGAAGAGGCCGAGCTGCGCAAGTACTCGCGCTCGATCATTATCAAGGGCGCCCGCTCGCCTGAGCGCTTGCTGGATGAAGTGACATTATTTCTGCACAAAGTCGAATCTCAGCTGTCCCATGAGCGGCAAACGATGCTCAAGACCGCCCGCAGCCGCGACAAGGTGTTTGAAGGGCGCAAGATTCTGTTGGTGGACGACGACGTTCGCAATATCTTCGCCCTCACCAGTGCCCTTGAGCAAAAGGGCGCGATTGTCGTGATCGGGCGCAACGGCCGTGAGGCCATTGAACGGCTGAACGAGGTCGAGGACATCGATCTGGTGCTGATGGATGTGATGATGCCGGAAATGGATGGCTATGAAGCCACCATTGAAATCCGCAAGAACCCGCGCTGGCGCAAGCTACCGATCATTGCGGTCACGGCCAAGGCCATGAAGGACGACCAGGAGCGGTGCCTGCAGGCAGGCACTAACGATTACCTGGCAAAACCCATTGATCTGGATCGGTTGTTTTCGTTGATCCGGGTGTGGCTACCGAAAATGGAACGTATATAAGTGCAACGAAGCACAGACATCGAGTTGCGGCTGTTGATCGAGGCGATTTACCTCAAATACAGCTACGACTTTCGTGACTACTCCGGCGCGTCGGTGAAGCGCCGGGTACACCATGCCATGCGCCAGTTCGAGTGCAGCACCATCTCGGCCCTCCAGGAGCGGGTGCTGCATGACCCGACAGCCTTCATGCAGTTGCTGCAGTACCTGACGATTCCGGTCAGTGAGATGTTTCGTGATCCTGAGCACTTTCTGGCGATCCGCCAGGAGGTGGTGCCGTTTCTCAAGACCTATCCGTCGCTCAAGATCTGGATCGCGGGCTGCAGCACCGGCGAGGAAGTCTATTCGATGGCTATCCTCCTGCGCGAAGAGGGCTTGCTGGATCGCACCATCATCTACGCCACTGATATCAACCCGCGCTCACTGGAAAAAGCCAAGCAAGGCATTTTCTCGATGGAGAATATCCGGGCCTATACC is a window of Pseudomonas taetrolens DNA encoding:
- a CDS encoding response regulator, with the translated sequence MKSPAAVDEKSFRKLLSRNVGLPLGVGVLSAVLFVAMISYLLTVMQWLEHTDRVISNANEAVRLAVDLETGMRGYLITGDEHFLDPYEVAKPQIKAQLLTLQNMVSDNPQQVDRLKRLETLQLDWSEYAQSMIDMRRNHGDYSAAVQAGRGKQLSDQVRKEFDNFIAMEQQLRVARSTDVSRTTFISIGLYLIFVLGVSGLLAYIGRRDLLNLSSSYSATLASQLQTAKRLEHQGWLRNGQTELAEQVLGRLTLNMLGRNILQFCAQYLGAVVGAIYVREDHGGLKRVASYGFSREQEARDQLIHNDEGLVGQAAQQDQLIRLDNVPADYFKVSSGLGEGTPGSVIIVPTSDDDRVNGVVELGFLRPLVQRDIELFELIADNIGMSIEAARYRQRLQEVLAETQQLNEELQVQQEELKTANEELEEQSRILKESQTHLETQQAELEQTNEQLADQALALAGQRDAMDQKNNELNRAQIQLEERADELLRSSKYKSEFLANMSHELRTPLNSSLILAKLLSENPQGNLSPEQVKFSESIYSAGNDLLNLINDILDISKVEAGKLEVRPENTGVARVVEGLRGMFEPLAADKSLNLRVELQPGTPAMIYTDSQRLEQILKNLLSNAIKFTEKGQVSLTVASQPGHGIVFAVRDSGIGIAPEQQESIFEAFRQADGTTNRRYGGTGLGLSISRDLANLLGGNISVVSEPGQGSTFTLVLPEQFVEHDDQQPPIPLSAPVRVAPVMPRPVPAPIAVPVVEIPRFMDDREKAPFATRCILVIEDEPNFAHILFDLAHELGYHCLVAHGADEGFNLAAQFLPDAILLDMRLPDQSGLTVLQRLKALAPTRHIPVHVISVEDRIEAAMHMGAIGYAIKPTSREELKTVFARLEAKLAQKVKRVLLVEDDDLQRDSIARLIGDEDIEITAVGFAHEALELLRTNIYDCMIIDLKLPDMLGNDLLKRMSTEDICSFPPVIVYTGRNLTRDEEAELRKYSRSIIIKGARSPERLLDEVTLFLHKVESQLSHERQTMLKTARSRDKVFEGRKILLVDDDVRNIFALTSALEQKGAIVVIGRNGREAIERLNEVEDIDLVLMDVMMPEMDGYEATIEIRKNPRWRKLPIIAVTAKAMKDDQERCLQAGTNDYLAKPIDLDRLFSLIRVWLPKMERI
- a CDS encoding CheR family methyltransferase → MQRSTDIELRLLIEAIYLKYSYDFRDYSGASVKRRVHHAMRQFECSTISALQERVLHDPTAFMQLLQYLTIPVSEMFRDPEHFLAIRQEVVPFLKTYPSLKIWIAGCSTGEEVYSMAILLREEGLLDRTIIYATDINPRSLEKAKQGIFSMENIRAYTLNYQKSGGQRAFSDYYTAAYDYAIFDKSLCENVTFADHSLATDSVFSETHLISCRNVLIYFNKNLQNRTFGLFHESLCHRGFLMLGSKETLDFSDYSKQFTPLLKHERIYRKL